A section of the Pseudomonas prosekii genome encodes:
- a CDS encoding RDD family protein codes for MLVTTALPRKATLSPPLDTRYHVETPEGIDLPLRPAGLLVRALAFSIDLGLRGLILGLLFIVLAFLGRLGAGLGSLLLFAISWWYMVLFEVLNQGRSPGKHMMGLRVVQDDGTPIGWSASLLRNLLRFVDMLPFGYFLGAISCLQHPTFKRLGDLAAGTLVIYSEAKLRRPDLPEAQPRRPAFALTLTEQRAILGFAERQSELSPARVDELASLLAQPLHVAPPHAVAELNGIARGLLGPT; via the coding sequence ATGCTCGTGACCACAGCACTGCCAAGGAAAGCGACGCTGTCCCCGCCACTGGACACGCGGTATCACGTCGAAACGCCGGAAGGCATCGACTTGCCACTGCGCCCGGCCGGGTTGCTGGTCCGTGCGCTGGCGTTCAGCATCGACCTGGGTTTGCGCGGGTTGATCCTCGGCCTGCTGTTTATTGTCCTGGCGTTTCTCGGCCGGCTCGGCGCCGGGCTCGGTTCGCTGCTGCTGTTCGCGATCAGTTGGTGGTACATGGTGCTGTTCGAAGTGCTCAATCAGGGGCGCTCGCCCGGCAAGCACATGATGGGTTTGCGCGTGGTGCAGGACGACGGCACGCCGATTGGCTGGTCGGCCTCGTTGCTGCGAAACCTGCTGCGATTTGTCGATATGCTGCCGTTCGGTTACTTCCTCGGCGCCATCAGTTGCCTGCAACATCCCACCTTCAAACGCCTCGGCGACCTCGCCGCCGGCACGCTGGTGATCTACAGCGAAGCAAAACTGCGCCGCCCTGACTTGCCCGAGGCCCAACCCCGACGCCCGGCGTTTGCCCTGACATTGACCGAGCAGCGGGCGATCCTCGGTTTCGCCGAACGCCAAAGTGAACTGTCGCCGGCGCGGGTCGACGAGCTGGCCAGCCTGCTCGCGCAACCCTTGCACGTTGCGCCGCCGCACGCCGTGGCCGAACTCAACG
- the sbcB gene encoding exodeoxyribonuclease I has product MTSIFWYDYETTGINPRCDRPLQVAGIRTDFELNEIDEPVNLYCQPSDDILPHPAACAITGITPSRLAEQGLSEADFMTRVHAQLAAPGTCGAGYNTLRFDDEMTRYSLYRNFFDPYAREWQGGNSRWDLIDVVRAAYALRPDGLEWPTDDQGRVTLKLDRLTVANNIDHGNAHEALSDVRATIALARLIRQKQPKLYDWLFQLRSKQKVMDQIRLLQPMVHISGRFSAARSFVGVVLPLAWHPRNKNALIVCDLHLDPQGLLDLDAETLRQRLYTRRDDLAEGELPVPLKLIHINKCPVVAPLSVLRAEDQQRLGLDMALYQQRALRLSDAQQVWRDKVMAIYASEAFTSSEDPEQQLYDGFIGDRDRRLCDQVRAADPLQLAQQQWPFDDERLPELLFRYRARNFPDTLSVEEQERWRIFCQQRLSAPEWGAPNTLESFARDAAQLANSATSFQQEVLSQWMIHVEGLRQRLNINIE; this is encoded by the coding sequence GTGACTTCGATCTTCTGGTACGACTATGAAACCACTGGCATCAATCCCCGATGCGACCGCCCGTTGCAAGTCGCGGGGATTCGCACCGACTTTGAGCTCAATGAAATAGACGAGCCGGTCAATCTGTATTGCCAGCCCAGTGACGACATCCTGCCGCACCCGGCGGCGTGCGCGATCACCGGCATCACCCCGAGCCGCCTCGCCGAACAGGGCTTGAGCGAAGCCGATTTCATGACGCGGGTGCACGCCCAACTCGCGGCGCCCGGCACTTGCGGCGCGGGTTACAACACGTTGCGTTTTGACGACGAGATGACCCGTTACAGCCTGTATCGAAACTTTTTCGACCCGTATGCCCGCGAGTGGCAGGGCGGCAACAGCCGTTGGGATCTGATCGATGTGGTGCGCGCAGCCTATGCCTTGCGTCCCGATGGGCTGGAGTGGCCAACGGATGACCAGGGGCGGGTGACGCTCAAGCTTGATCGGCTGACGGTGGCCAACAACATCGATCACGGCAACGCTCACGAGGCCTTGTCCGACGTGCGCGCGACTATTGCCCTGGCGCGCTTGATTCGGCAGAAACAACCGAAGTTGTACGACTGGTTGTTCCAGTTGCGCAGCAAACAGAAAGTCATGGATCAGATTCGCTTGTTGCAGCCGATGGTGCACATCTCCGGGCGGTTTTCGGCGGCTCGCAGTTTTGTCGGTGTGGTGCTGCCGCTGGCGTGGCATCCGCGCAACAAGAACGCGCTGATCGTCTGCGACTTGCACCTCGATCCGCAGGGCTTGCTCGACCTCGATGCCGAAACATTGCGCCAGCGTCTCTACACGCGCCGCGATGATCTGGCCGAAGGCGAATTGCCGGTGCCGCTCAAACTCATTCATATCAACAAGTGCCCGGTGGTCGCACCGTTGTCGGTACTTCGCGCCGAAGATCAGCAACGCCTCGGCCTGGATATGGCGCTGTATCAGCAGCGCGCGCTGCGGCTAAGTGACGCACAACAAGTTTGGCGCGATAAAGTCATGGCGATTTACGCCAGCGAGGCTTTTACTTCCAGCGAAGACCCGGAACAGCAGTTATATGATGGCTTTATCGGTGATCGCGATCGGCGTCTATGTGATCAAGTCAGGGCCGCCGACCCGCTGCAATTAGCGCAACAACAATGGCCGTTCGATGACGAACGTTTACCTGAATTATTGTTTCGATATCGCGCACGTAACTTCCCCGACACGCTGAGTGTGGAAGAGCAAGAACGCTGGCGCATATTCTGTCAGCAACGTTTGTCTGCGCCAGAATGGGGCGCGCCAAATACCCTGGAATCTTTTGCACGCGACGCCGCGCAATTGGCCAATAGCGCTACATCGTTTCAGCAGGAAGTACTCAGTCAATGGATGATTCATGTCGAAGGATTACGCCAACGGTTGAACATCAACATCGAATGA
- the mvaT gene encoding histone-like nucleoid-structuring protein MvaT: MSLINEYRATEEAIKELQARLKNLSQDDKLQTELEFEGKLRTLMGEYSKSLRDIIALLDPESKSKAPRGGAVKTTGTKRARKVKQYKNPHNGEVIETKGGNHKTLKEWKAKWGGDVVEGWATLLG; this comes from the coding sequence ATGTCCTTGATCAACGAATACCGCGCCACCGAAGAAGCTATCAAAGAGCTGCAAGCCCGTTTGAAGAATCTGTCCCAAGACGACAAACTGCAAACCGAGCTGGAATTCGAAGGCAAGCTGCGCACCCTGATGGGTGAATACTCCAAGTCCCTGCGTGACATCATTGCGCTGTTGGATCCAGAGTCCAAGTCCAAGGCACCACGTGGCGGCGCAGTAAAAACTACTGGCACCAAGCGTGCTCGCAAAGTTAAACAATACAAAAACCCGCACAACGGCGAAGTCATCGAAACCAAAGGTGGCAACCACAAAACTCTGAAAGAGTGGAAAGCCAAGTGGGGCGGTGACGTGGTTGAAGGCTGGGCTACCCTGCTGGGCTAA
- the purU gene encoding formyltetrahydrofolate deformylase encodes MRTFRLVIACPDRVGIVAKVSNFLASHNGWITEASHHSDNLSGWFFMRHEIRADSLPFGLEAFREAFAPIAEEFSMDWRVTDTEQKKRVVLMASRESHCLADLLHRWHSDELDCEISCVISNHDDLRSMVEWHGIPYYHVPVNPQDKEPAFAEVSRLVKQHDAEVVVLARYMQILPPALCREYAHKVINIHHSFLPSFVGAKPYHQASLRGVKLIGATCHYVTEELDAGPIIEQDVVRVSHSDSIEDMVRFGRDVEKMVLARGLRYHLEDRVLVHGNKTVVF; translated from the coding sequence ATGCGCACTTTTCGGCTGGTGATTGCTTGCCCGGACCGCGTCGGTATCGTTGCTAAAGTCAGTAACTTTCTGGCGTCACATAACGGCTGGATCACTGAAGCGAGCCACCACTCGGACAATCTGAGCGGCTGGTTCTTCATGCGTCACGAAATTCGTGCCGACTCGCTGCCATTCGGTCTTGAAGCCTTCCGCGAGGCGTTTGCGCCGATCGCCGAAGAGTTCTCGATGGACTGGCGTGTCACCGACACCGAGCAGAAGAAGCGCGTGGTGTTGATGGCCAGCCGCGAGTCGCACTGCCTGGCGGACTTGCTGCACCGCTGGCACAGCGATGAGCTGGACTGCGAAATCTCCTGCGTGATTTCCAACCACGACGACTTGCGCAGCATGGTCGAGTGGCACGGCATTCCTTATTACCACGTGCCGGTCAATCCGCAGGATAAAGAGCCGGCCTTCGCCGAAGTCTCGCGTCTGGTCAAACAGCACGACGCCGAAGTGGTGGTACTTGCCCGTTACATGCAGATTCTGCCGCCGGCGTTGTGCCGCGAATACGCGCACAAAGTCATCAACATTCACCACAGCTTCCTGCCGTCGTTTGTCGGCGCCAAGCCGTACCACCAGGCTTCCCTGCGTGGCGTGAAGTTGATCGGCGCGACCTGCCACTACGTCACCGAAGAACTCGACGCCGGCCCGATCATCGAGCAGGACGTGGTGCGCGTCAGCCACAGCGACAGCATCGAAGACATGGTGCGCTTCGGTCGTGACGTCGAGAAAATGGTCCTGGCCCGCGGTCTGCGTTATCACCTGGAAGACCGGGTGTTGGTGCACGGCAACAAAACCGTGGTGTTCTAA
- a CDS encoding lysylphosphatidylglycerol synthase transmembrane domain-containing protein, producing the protein MSRGILLFLALLAAVMIPLLLGGNETWSRLQSFPLSGLLIMFGMILLCWVVNTMRLRLLLGDQRHKVTRVKSLGVVMAAEFAYCATPGGSGGPLTIMALLARNGVRPARGSAVFAMDQLSDLLFFLCALSGILIYALFQHLSQRMEWLLTVSAVSMFGGLLCCIAVARYHRLLIRLGGRLLVRLNVKGSTRMRWARKLLHFLAAFTDTLKLPVPTLIKVFALTCVHWILRYSVLYLALRGLGADLQWAWSFLIQMLSLSAGQFSLLPGGAGAAELTSAALLAPMVGKSTAAAAILIWRAVTYYFYLVVGGPVFLIMLGRPLLKKLMKFKQA; encoded by the coding sequence ATGAGTCGGGGGATTCTGCTGTTTCTTGCGTTGCTCGCGGCGGTGATGATTCCGCTGCTGCTGGGCGGCAACGAAACCTGGTCGCGACTGCAAAGCTTTCCGCTGAGCGGTTTGCTGATCATGTTCGGCATGATTCTGCTGTGCTGGGTGGTCAACACCATGCGCTTGCGCCTGTTGCTCGGCGATCAACGGCACAAGGTCACGCGGGTCAAAAGCCTGGGTGTGGTCATGGCGGCCGAGTTTGCCTATTGCGCCACGCCCGGCGGCAGCGGCGGCCCACTGACGATCATGGCGCTGCTGGCGCGCAACGGCGTGCGCCCGGCTCGCGGCAGCGCGGTGTTTGCCATGGACCAGTTGAGCGATCTGCTATTTTTCCTCTGCGCACTCAGCGGCATTCTGATTTACGCCCTGTTCCAGCACCTCAGCCAACGCATGGAATGGCTGCTGACGGTGAGCGCGGTGTCGATGTTCGGCGGGCTGCTCTGTTGCATCGCCGTGGCGCGTTATCACCGTTTGCTGATTCGCCTGGGCGGTCGGCTGCTGGTGCGGCTCAACGTCAAAGGCTCTACGCGGATGCGCTGGGCGCGCAAACTCCTGCATTTTCTGGCGGCATTCACTGACACGCTGAAACTGCCGGTGCCGACGCTGATCAAGGTGTTTGCCCTGACGTGCGTGCATTGGATTTTGCGTTATAGCGTGCTGTACCTGGCGTTGCGCGGTTTGGGCGCGGACTTGCAGTGGGCCTGGAGTTTTCTGATCCAGATGCTGTCGTTGAGTGCGGGGCAGTTCAGCCTGTTGCCGGGCGGTGCCGGGGCGGCGGAGTTGACTTCAGCAGCCTTGCTGGCACCGATGGTGGGCAAATCGACCGCAGCGGCGGCGATCCTGATTTGGCGGGCAGTGACGTATTACTTTTATCTGGTGGTCGGTGGGCCGGTGTTTTTGATAATGCTCGGGCGACCATTGTTGAAGAAGTTGATGAAGTTCAAACAGGCCTGA
- a CDS encoding DUF2334 domain-containing protein — translation MNPPTLLLVLHDVAPQTWADYQPFVDAVDALGDVPITWLVVPDFHKNNQLAAHADFRRMLDSRVARGDELALHGYFHCDDGPPAHTPRDWFMRRVYTHEGEFYSLSQTAALARLQAGIEVFRRYNWPLEGFVAPAWLMSDGTRQALRQLPLSYTSDPQHLYRLPDFSVIDAPGLVWSARSAWRRGLSKVISDQREQRWRQAPVIRLGLHPVDMRHAFSRNYWLQTLKRLMDEGRVPMTKANWLKLQPDRIGRVA, via the coding sequence ATGAATCCGCCAACCCTGTTACTGGTCCTGCACGACGTCGCGCCGCAAACCTGGGCGGATTACCAACCCTTCGTCGACGCTGTCGATGCCTTGGGTGATGTGCCGATCACCTGGCTGGTGGTTCCCGATTTTCACAAAAACAATCAGCTTGCAGCGCATGCGGATTTTCGCCGAATGCTCGACAGCCGCGTCGCACGCGGTGACGAACTGGCGCTGCACGGCTATTTCCATTGCGACGACGGGCCGCCGGCGCATACCCCGCGAGACTGGTTCATGCGTCGCGTCTACACCCACGAAGGCGAGTTCTACAGCCTCTCGCAAACCGCCGCCCTCGCGCGTTTGCAGGCTGGCATTGAGGTGTTTCGCCGTTACAATTGGCCGCTCGAAGGTTTTGTCGCGCCGGCCTGGCTGATGAGTGATGGCACCCGCCAGGCATTGCGCCAGTTGCCATTGAGTTACACCAGCGACCCGCAACATCTGTATCGTCTGCCGGACTTTTCCGTGATCGACGCCCCCGGGCTGGTCTGGAGTGCGCGCAGTGCGTGGCGGCGCGGGTTGTCGAAAGTCATCAGCGATCAGCGCGAACAACGCTGGCGGCAAGCGCCGGTGATTCGCCTGGGCCTGCACCCGGTGGACATGCGGCACGCTTTTTCGCGCAATTATTGGCTACAAACACTTAAACGCTTAATGGATGAGGGCCGTGTGCCAATGACCAAGGCCAACTGGCTGAAGCTGCAACCTGATCGTATCGGCCGCGTCGCATGA
- a CDS encoding methyl-accepting chemotaxis protein, protein MFNSDQQASRTNSVAAAINQLGAAAQEIARNAAQASNQASDARSLAEDGQQVVDRSIKAMNQLSSMLSASSSNIESLNSKTVNIGQILEVITSISQQTNLLALNAAIEAARAGEAGRGFAVVADEVRNLAHRTQESAQQVQTMIEELQVGARESVSTMSESQRHSQDSVEIANLAGERLNSVTMRIGEIDGMNQSVATATEEQTAVVESINVDITEINTLNQEGVENLQSTLRACSDLEQQAARLKQLVGSFRI, encoded by the coding sequence ATGTTCAACTCCGACCAGCAAGCCTCGCGCACCAACAGCGTGGCCGCCGCGATCAACCAGCTCGGCGCTGCTGCGCAGGAAATCGCGCGCAATGCCGCACAAGCGTCGAATCAGGCCAGCGATGCCCGCAGCCTCGCCGAAGATGGCCAGCAAGTGGTCGATCGCAGTATCAAAGCGATGAATCAGCTATCGAGCATGCTCAGCGCGTCGAGCAGCAATATCGAGTCGCTGAACAGCAAAACCGTGAACATCGGGCAGATTCTCGAAGTGATCACCAGCATTTCCCAGCAAACCAACCTGCTGGCGCTCAACGCCGCGATTGAAGCGGCGCGCGCCGGTGAAGCGGGTCGCGGCTTTGCGGTGGTCGCCGACGAGGTGCGCAACCTCGCGCACCGCACGCAGGAATCGGCGCAACAAGTGCAGACAATGATCGAGGAGCTGCAAGTCGGCGCCCGCGAATCCGTCAGCACCATGAGCGAGAGCCAGCGCCACAGTCAGGACAGCGTAGAAATCGCCAACCTGGCCGGCGAACGCCTGAACAGCGTGACGATGCGCATCGGCGAGATCGACGGGATGAACCAGTCGGTGGCCACTGCGACCGAGGAGCAGACGGCCGTGGTGGAGTCGATCAACGTCGACATTACCGAGATCAACACGCTGAACCAGGAAGGCGTGGAAAACCTGCAATCGACATTGCGCGCGTGTTCCGATCTGGAGCAGCAGGCGGCGCGGTTGAAGCAGTTGGTGGGCAGTTTCCGCATTTAG
- a CDS encoding helicase HerA-like domain-containing protein — MPDSSKLVIGADLAGQPIAQAMRLANRHGLVAGATGTGKTVTLQRLAEAFSDAGVAVFAADIKGDLCGLGAAGDPQGKVAERIAGMPWLNYTPQAYPVTLWDIHGESGHPLRTTLSEMGPLLIGALLELTDSQQSALYAAFKVADREGLLLLDLKDLKALLNHLRDNPQLLGDDAALMTTGSSQALLRRLAILEQQGAEALFGEPALQLEDILQPAADGRGRIHLLDASRLVHQAPKVYATFLLWLLAELFEQLPERGDADKPLLALFFDEAHLLFADTPKALQERLEQVVRLIRSKGVGVYFVTQSPGDLPDDVLAQLGLRVQHGLRAFTAKEQKSLRAVADGFRPNPAFDALSVLTELGIGEALVGTLQDKGTPEMVQRVLVAPPQSRIGPLTATERTMLIAGSPFKGRYDKPVDRESAYEVLMGRKGLAPEAEPDKPAAEEPSFTDKAGEFLGTAAGQALKSAMRQAANQIGRQLVRGLMGSLLGGSKRR; from the coding sequence ATGCCTGACTCCTCGAAACTCGTTATCGGCGCCGACCTTGCAGGGCAGCCGATTGCCCAGGCCATGCGCCTGGCCAATCGTCATGGTCTGGTCGCAGGCGCCACCGGCACCGGCAAAACCGTCACCTTGCAACGTCTGGCCGAAGCCTTCAGCGATGCCGGCGTAGCGGTGTTCGCCGCCGACATCAAGGGCGACTTGTGCGGACTCGGCGCCGCCGGCGACCCGCAAGGCAAAGTCGCCGAGCGCATTGCCGGGATGCCGTGGCTCAATTACACGCCGCAGGCTTATCCCGTGACCTTGTGGGACATTCACGGCGAGTCCGGTCATCCACTGCGCACAACCTTGAGTGAAATGGGCCCGCTGCTGATCGGCGCGTTGCTCGAACTCACCGACAGCCAGCAATCGGCGCTGTATGCCGCGTTCAAGGTCGCCGACCGTGAAGGCCTGTTGCTGCTCGATCTGAAAGATTTGAAAGCGCTGCTCAATCACCTGCGTGACAACCCGCAATTGCTCGGCGATGACGCGGCGCTGATGACCACCGGTTCCAGCCAGGCGCTGTTGCGACGCCTGGCCATCCTCGAACAGCAGGGCGCCGAAGCCTTGTTCGGCGAGCCGGCGCTGCAACTCGAAGACATCCTGCAACCGGCGGCCGATGGTCGCGGGCGCATTCACTTGCTCGATGCCAGCCGTCTGGTCCACCAAGCGCCGAAGGTTTACGCGACGTTTCTGTTGTGGCTGTTGGCGGAACTGTTCGAGCAACTGCCGGAACGTGGCGACGCCGACAAACCGTTGCTGGCGCTGTTTTTCGATGAGGCGCATTTGCTCTTTGCCGACACGCCGAAAGCCTTGCAGGAGCGACTTGAGCAAGTGGTGCGGCTGATTCGCTCGAAAGGCGTTGGCGTGTATTTCGTCACGCAATCGCCGGGCGACTTGCCGGATGACGTGCTGGCGCAGTTGGGTCTGCGGGTTCAGCACGGTTTGCGCGCGTTTACCGCCAAGGAGCAGAAATCCCTGCGGGCGGTGGCGGACGGTTTCCGGCCGAATCCGGCGTTCGACGCCTTGTCGGTGTTGACCGAACTGGGGATCGGCGAGGCGCTGGTCGGCACCTTGCAGGATAAAGGCACGCCGGAGATGGTCCAGCGCGTATTGGTCGCGCCGCCGCAGTCGCGGATCGGGCCGTTGACGGCCACCGAGCGCACGATGCTGATCGCCGGGTCGCCGTTCAAGGGCCGTTACGACAAGCCCGTCGACCGCGAATCGGCGTATGAAGTGTTGATGGGGCGCAAGGGGCTGGCGCCTGAGGCTGAACCGGATAAACCTGCTGCCGAGGAGCCGAGCTTCACCGACAAGGCCGGGGAGTTCCTGGGCACAGCGGCGGGGCAGGCGTTGAAATCGGCGATGCGCCAGGCGGCTAATCAGATTGGTCGGCAACTGGTGCGCGGGTTGATGGGCTCTTTGCTCGGTGGCAGCAAACGCCGTTGA
- a CDS encoding DUF721 domain-containing protein, with translation MAFRPLTARAPAVLLREAKPLKAIFGHAQRLGHLQRLVESQLQPAAREHCHVASWREGSLLLIVTDGHWATRLRYQQKRLQRQLQLFDEFASLTRILFKVQPPTVQQGAAGHTISLSSDAGATIQATADGISDPNLRAALERLAAHAKPKD, from the coding sequence ATGGCATTTCGCCCCCTCACGGCCAGAGCACCCGCCGTTCTGCTTCGCGAAGCCAAACCGCTGAAAGCCATCTTCGGCCACGCTCAACGCCTGGGTCATTTACAACGTCTGGTGGAAAGCCAGTTGCAGCCTGCCGCACGCGAGCATTGCCATGTGGCGTCGTGGCGCGAAGGCAGTTTGCTGTTGATTGTCACCGACGGTCACTGGGCGACGCGCTTGCGTTACCAGCAAAAACGCCTGCAACGGCAATTGCAGTTGTTTGATGAGTTCGCCAGCCTGACGCGGATTCTGTTCAAGGTTCAGCCGCCGACCGTGCAGCAAGGCGCGGCGGGGCATACCATCAGTTTATCCAGCGATGCGGGTGCGACCATTCAGGCGACGGCCGACGGGATCAGCGATCCGAATTTGCGGGCAGCGCTGGAGCGCCTGGCGGCGCACGCCAAACCCAAGGATTGA
- the secA gene encoding preprotein translocase subunit SecA, with translation MFAPLLKKLFGSKNEREVKRMLKTVQLVNAFEEQMVALSDDQLRAKTDEFKARIAKGETLDKLLPEAFAVAREAGKRVMGMRHFDVQLIGGMTLHEGMIAEMRTGEGKTLVATLGVYLNALSGKGVHVVTVNDYLARRDANWMRPLYEFLGLSVGVVTPFQPPEEKRLAYAADITYGTNNEFGFDYLRDNMAFSMEEKFQRELNFAVIDEVDSILIDEARTPLIISGQAEDSSKMYVEINKLIPQLELHVEEVEGEVTKAGHYTVDEKTRQVELNEAGHQFIEDMLTRVGMLAEGESLYSAHNLGLLTHVYAGLRAHKLFHRNIEYIVQDGQVVLVDEHTGRTMPGRRLSEGLHQAIEAKENLNIQAESQTLASTTFQNYFRLYNKLSGMTGTADTEAFEFHQIYGLSVMVIPPNKPLARKDYNDLVFLTADEKYAAIVADIKECMTQGRPVLVGTATIETSEHMSRLLEKEGIEHKVLNAKFHEKEAEIIAQAGRPGALTIATNMAGRGTDILLGGNWEVEVASLEDPTPEQIAQIKADWQKRHQQVLESGGLQVIASERHESRRIDNQLRGRAGRQGDAGSSRFYLSLEDSLMRIFASDRVKNFMKALGMQSGEAIEHRMVTNAIEKAQRKVEGRNFDIRKQLLEFDDVNNEQRKVIYHMRNSLLAADNIGETIADFRQDVLNATVSAHIPPQSLPEQWDVAGLEAALQSDFGVALPIQQWLDEDDHLYEETLREKLMTELLAAYNEKEEAASAEALRTFEKQIVLRVLDDLWKDHLSTMDHLRHGIHLRGYAQKNPKQEYKRESYTLFSELLDSIKRDSIRVLSHVQVRREDPEAEEQRLREEAEALAARMQFQHDEPPGLEQPELLGEEVDVALATAPVRNDQKLGRNELCYCGSGKKFKHCHGQIQ, from the coding sequence ATGTTTGCGCCTTTGTTAAAGAAACTTTTTGGAAGCAAGAACGAGCGTGAAGTCAAACGCATGCTCAAGACGGTGCAACTCGTCAATGCCTTCGAAGAGCAAATGGTGGCCCTTTCGGACGATCAGTTGCGTGCCAAGACAGATGAGTTCAAGGCCCGCATCGCCAAAGGGGAAACCCTCGACAAGCTGTTGCCAGAAGCCTTTGCGGTCGCCCGTGAAGCCGGTAAACGTGTCATGGGTATGCGTCACTTTGACGTCCAGTTGATCGGCGGCATGACCTTGCATGAAGGCATGATCGCGGAAATGCGTACCGGTGAAGGCAAGACCCTGGTGGCAACACTGGGTGTTTACCTCAACGCGCTGTCCGGCAAGGGCGTTCACGTAGTAACCGTGAACGACTACCTGGCTCGTCGTGACGCCAACTGGATGCGTCCGCTCTACGAATTCCTCGGTCTGTCGGTCGGTGTGGTCACGCCATTCCAGCCGCCGGAAGAGAAGCGCCTGGCTTACGCCGCGGACATCACCTACGGCACCAACAACGAATTCGGTTTCGACTACCTGCGCGACAACATGGCGTTCAGCATGGAAGAAAAATTCCAGCGCGAACTCAATTTCGCCGTGATCGACGAAGTCGACTCGATTCTCATCGACGAAGCCCGTACGCCGCTGATCATCTCCGGCCAGGCCGAAGACAGCTCCAAGATGTACGTCGAGATCAACAAACTGATCCCGCAACTGGAACTGCACGTCGAAGAAGTTGAAGGCGAAGTCACCAAGGCTGGCCACTACACCGTTGACGAGAAGACCCGTCAGGTCGAACTCAACGAAGCCGGTCACCAGTTCATCGAAGACATGCTCACCCGCGTCGGCATGCTTGCCGAAGGCGAGAGCCTGTACTCGGCGCATAACCTTGGCCTGCTGACTCACGTGTATGCCGGTCTGCGTGCGCACAAACTGTTCCATCGCAACATCGAATACATCGTGCAGGACGGTCAGGTTGTCCTGGTCGACGAACACACCGGCCGTACCATGCCGGGTCGTCGTCTGTCCGAAGGCCTGCACCAGGCCATCGAAGCCAAGGAAAACCTGAACATTCAGGCCGAAAGCCAGACCTTGGCGTCGACCACGTTCCAGAACTACTTCCGTCTGTACAACAAGCTGTCCGGCATGACCGGTACTGCCGACACCGAAGCGTTCGAATTCCACCAGATCTACGGTCTGTCGGTGATGGTTATCCCGCCGAACAAGCCGCTGGCGCGTAAAGACTACAACGACCTGGTGTTCCTCACCGCCGACGAGAAGTACGCGGCGATTGTTGCCGACATCAAGGAATGCATGACCCAGGGCCGTCCGGTGCTGGTGGGTACTGCAACCATCGAAACGTCGGAACACATGTCGCGCCTGCTTGAGAAAGAAGGCATCGAACACAAGGTTCTGAACGCCAAGTTCCACGAAAAAGAAGCCGAAATCATTGCCCAGGCCGGTCGCCCAGGCGCATTGACCATCGCCACCAACATGGCTGGTCGCGGTACCGACATTCTGTTGGGCGGTAACTGGGAAGTGGAAGTGGCTTCGCTCGAAGACCCGACCCCTGAGCAGATTGCCCAGATCAAGGCCGATTGGCAGAAGCGTCACCAGCAAGTGCTGGAATCCGGCGGTCTGCAGGTAATCGCTTCCGAGCGTCACGAATCGCGCCGTATCGACAACCAGTTGCGTGGTCGTGCCGGTCGTCAGGGTGACGCCGGTTCCAGCCGCTTCTACCTGTCGCTGGAAGACAGCCTGATGCGCATCTTCGCCTCTGATCGGGTGAAGAACTTCATGAAGGCCCTGGGCATGCAGTCCGGTGAAGCGATCGAGCACCGCATGGTGACCAACGCCATCGAAAAGGCTCAGCGCAAGGTTGAAGGTCGCAACTTCGACATTCGTAAACAACTGCTCGAGTTCGATGACGTCAACAACGAACAACGTAAAGTGATTTATCACATGCGTAACAGTTTGTTGGCCGCTGACAACATTGGCGAAACCATCGCCGATTTCCGTCAGGACGTGCTCAACGCAACGGTCAGCGCGCACATTCCACCGCAATCGCTGCCAGAGCAGTGGGACGTGGCCGGTCTGGAAGCCGCGTTGCAGAGCGACTTCGGCGTGGCGTTGCCGATCCAGCAATGGCTCGACGAAGACGATCACCTGTACGAAGAAACCCTGCGCGAGAAGCTCATGACCGAGCTGCTGGCGGCGTACAACGAGAAAGAAGAAGCGGCAAGCGCCGAAGCGCTGCGCACCTTCGAGAAGCAAATCGTCCTGCGCGTTCTTGATGATCTGTGGAAAGACCACCTGTCGACCATGGATCACCTGCGTCACGGCATCCACTTGCGTGGTTATGCGCAGAAGAACCCGAAGCAAGAGTACAAGCGCGAGTCGTACACGCTGTTCTCCGAGTTGCTGGATTCGATCAAGCGCGACTCGATCCGTGTGTTGTCGCACGTTCAGGTGCGCCGCGAAGATCCGGAAGCCGAAGAGCAACGTCTGCGTGAAGAAGCCGAGGCACTGGCGGCGCGCATGCAATTCCAGCACGACGAACCGCCGGGTCTCGAGCAACCGGAACTGCTCGGTGAAGAGGTCGATGTCGCACTCGCGACCGCGCCGGTGCGCAACGATCAGAAGCTGGGCCGTAACGAACTGTGCTACTGCGGTTCGGGCAAGAAATTCAAGCATTGCCACGGGCAGATCCAGTAA